From Desulfurella sp.:
GTAATGGCAGGTGGTGGTTCTACGTTAACCCTACCACTTTTGACGTTTTTGGGATTAAGTATCGATGTTGCAAATGGTACCAATAGAGTATCCATTTTAATTCAAAATTTAGCAGCTACATATAGTTTCAAAAAAAATAAAGTTCATATTCTAAAGCGGTCTTTCATTTTGTCAATTCCAGCAACACTTGGTGCAATCTGTGGCACACTTGTTGTTGTTCAGATAAATGAAAGTTTATTAAAAAAAATTGCTGCTGTACTAATAATTTTAATGGGTAGTTTTATTGTTTTAAAAAAGGATGTATGGAAAAAAAACCAGATAGCTACAAAAAAAAGCAACATTTTATCTTATTTAACTTTTTTCTTTATTGGTTTTTATGGTGGTTTTTTGCAAGCTGGCGTAGGTTTTTTCTTTATTAGTGCTTTAATGTTTTTGGAAGGATTTGACATAGTCAAAACAAATGCGGCAAAAGTTGCTATTATTGCGGTTTATACGATTGCCTCACTGCTTATTTTTGCAGCCCATAACCAGGTAGATTGGAAAATCGGTTTCGTTTTAGCTATTGGTAGCGCCATAGGTTCAAGTTTTGGTGCGCGTTATATGGTTCTAAATGAAATTGTGTGGGTAAAGTATTTGCTTTTTGCAGCAATTTTATTTGCTTCGCTTAAAATGTTTTTTTCCTAAGTTTCTATTTTAATTTCTATAACATTTGGTTTTTTTGCCTCTTCTTTTACAAC
This genomic window contains:
- a CDS encoding sulfite exporter TauE/SafE family protein, translating into MDILKVLLTFLVGVLTGFLNVMAGGGSTLTLPLLTFLGLSIDVANGTNRVSILIQNLAATYSFKKNKVHILKRSFILSIPATLGAICGTLVVVQINESLLKKIAAVLIILMGSFIVLKKDVWKKNQIATKKSNILSYLTFFFIGFYGGFLQAGVGFFFISALMFLEGFDIVKTNAAKVAIIAVYTIASLLIFAAHNQVDWKIGFVLAIGSAIGSSFGARYMVLNEIVWVKYLLFAAILFASLKMFFS